A DNA window from Naumovozyma dairenensis CBS 421 chromosome 7, complete genome contains the following coding sequences:
- the ADP1 gene encoding putative ATP-dependent permease ADP1 (similar to Saccharomyces cerevisiae ADP1 (YCR011C); ancestral locus Anc_1.427) — MHLLTWECFIIMTLNAVQVACSFTMKRNQLIFPKNQQKLEFDTLALPPRRGRGRGGDGPSRKPDDDGKCPPCFNCMLPIFECKQFSECNSYTGRCDCIEGFSGDDCSIPLCGSLSKGNNERPIRQPSNETRNGVETCECDAGWNGINCNICQEDEVCDAFMPDPSVKGTCYKDGIIINKSFQGCDVTNEKILEVLKGKLPQVTFSCDKKTNECNFQFWIDQIESFYCGLDNCSFEYDLQQNTTHYACQDAKCKCIPGTMLCGANGSIDIGEFLTETIKGPGDFNCDLVTKQCKFSEPSMNDLISDIFGDDCIRLKCESGECIHYSEIPGYNSPDDNKGMSWQGNLVLALTSISVLALVTFVCFYIAGSPMFRSTDDLNSKDTKKGSRILLPEDEDNDFLQTNNAATLTFENISYRVPQLPGDHGNNNSNNDNDDGKSILNNISGIVKPGQIFAIMGGSGAGKTTLLDILAMKRKTGIVTGTIKVNGQTISRKDYSKLTGFVDQNDYLHPMLTVYETVLNSALLRLPRSMSFEAKESRVYQVLEELRIFDIKDRIIGSDFERGISGGEKRRVSIACELVTSPLILFLDEPTSGLDANNASNVINSLVRLSQHYNRTLVLTIHQPRSNIFYQFDKLVLLSNSEMVYSGDVSKVNEFLRNSGYECPVNYNIADYLIDITYESKGNLRARERERQGRVSTELDLENVGGASVEEDHIEDRGLPRSLTQTEWEHYAIHRDEIRNLLQDTISRDRGDNTDDNEHTIGSLNTLILHNKFIEGVYFADLKSDIDDIMRAQGSTMNDTTGETRTGTSTLSVPNIEKGATFFQQLVILNSRTFKNIYRNPKLLLGNYMLTILLSLFLGTLYYQVTNDISGFQNRMGLFFFILTYFGFVTFTGLSSFHIERLIFIKERSNNYYSPLAYYISKILSDVLPLRIIPPILMAIIIYPMVGLNMRDHGFFKFIGILILFNLSISLEILTIGIIFEDLNNGIILSVLILLGSLLFSGLFINTKDITNVAFKYLKNLSVIYYAYESLLINEVKTLMLKEKKYGLNIEVPGATILSTFGFMVQNLVFDVKILVMFNMIFLVVGYLALKWIVIEQK, encoded by the coding sequence ATGCATCTCCTCACTTGGGAGTGCTTCATTATAATGACACTGAATGCAGTTCAAGTGGCATGCTCTTTTACAATGAAACGAAATCAACTAATTTTCCCAAAGAACCAGCAAAAGCTAGAATTTGACACATTAGCACTTCCACCAcgaagaggaagaggaagaggCGGGGACGGACCTAGCAGGAAACCAGATGATGATGGGAAATGTCCACCATGCTTCAATTGTATGCTCCCCATTTTTGAATGTAAACAATTTTCAGAGTGTAACTCCTACACCGGTAGATGTGATTGTATTGAAGGATTTTCAGGTGATGATTGTTCAATACCCTTATGTGGATCTTTATCCAAGGGTAATAATGAACGTCCCATTCGTCAACCTAGTAATGAGACGCGAAATGGTGTAGAAACATGTGAATGTGATGCAGGTTGGAATGGTATCAATTGTAATATTTGTCAAGAGGATGAGGTTTGTGATGCCTTCATGCCAGACCCAAGTGTGAAGGGAACATGTTATAAAgatggtattattataaacaAATCATTTCAAGGTTGCGACGTGACTAATGAAAAGATTTTAGAAGTATTGAAGGGCAAGTTACCACAAGTGACATTTTCATGTGATAAGAAAACTAATGAATgtaatttccaattttggattgatcaaattgaaaGTTTTTATTGTGGATTGGATAATTGTTCTTTTGAATATGATTTACAACAAAATACAACGCATTATGCTTGTCAAGATGCAAAGTGTAAATGTATACCTGGAACAATGTTATGTGGAGCCAATGGATCAATTGATATTGGTGAATTTCTGACGGAAACAATTAAAGGACCTGGTGATTTCAATTGTGATCTCGTGACGAAGCAATGTAAATTTAGTGAACCTTCTATGAATGACTTAATTTCCGATATATTTGGTGACGATTGTATTAGATTGAAATGCGAATCCGGTGAATGTATTCATTACAGTGAAATTCCGGGATATAACAGCcctgatgataataaaggTATGTCATGGCAAGGCAATTTGGTCTTAGCCTTGACTTCGATTTCTGTTCTTGCCTTAGTTAcatttgtttgtttctATATCGCTGGGTCACCGATGTTTAGGAGCACTGATGACTTAAATTCTAAAGATACGAAAAAAGGTTCAAGAATCCTTTTAccagaagatgaagacAATGATTTTCTACAAACTAACAATGCTGCCACATTAACTTTCGAGAATATTTCATATCGAGTACCGCAACTTCCAGGCGATCATGGCAATAACAATAGCAACAACGATAACGATGACGGTAAGtcaatattgaataatattagtGGTATTGTGAAACCAGGTCAGATTTTTGCAATTATGGGTGGTTCAGGTGCCGGTAAAACCACATTATTAGATATATTGGCAATGAAACGCAAGACAGGTATAGTGACAGGGACCATTAAAGTAAATGGGCAAACTATCTCCAGGAAAGATTATAGTAAATTGACTGGGTTTGTCGATCAAAATGATTACTTACATCCAATGCTAACGGTGTACGAAACTGTTCTGAACAGTGCTTTGTTAAGATTACCAAGATCAATGTCATTTGAAGCAAAGGAATCTAGAGTATATCAAGTATTGGAAGAATTGAGAATATTTGACATTAAAGATCGTATAATTGGCAGTGATTTTGAAAGAGGTATCAGTGGAGGTGAAAAAAGAAGAGTTTCCATTGCATGTGAGTTGGTTACATCGCCATTGATCTTATTTTTAGATGAACCAACTTCAGGGTTAGATGCAAATAATGCGAGTAATGTTATTAATAGCTTGGTGAGACTGTCTCAGCATTATAACAGGACTTTAGTGTTAACAATCCATCAACCAAGATCTAATATCTTTTATCAATTTGACAAACTGGTTCTTCTAAGCAACTCTGAGATGGTGTATTCAGGAGACGTCAGTAaagttaatgaatttttacGAAACAGCGGATATGAATGTCCAGTAAACTACAACATTGCTGattatttgattgataTTACATATGAAAGTAAAGGTAATTTGCGTGCCCGTGAAAGAGAAAGACAAGGAAGAGTATCTACGGAACTTGACCTAGAAAATGTTGGTGGCGCATCTGTGGAAGAGGATCATATAGAAGATCGCGGTTTACCAAGAAGTCTTACCCAAACAGAATGGGAACATTATGCGATCCACAGAGatgaaattagaaattTGCTTCAAGATACTATTTCCAGAGATAGAGGGGATAATACAGATGACAATGAACATACGATTGGATCATTAAACACTTTGATTTTgcataataaatttatagAAGGAGTATATTTTGCAGATTTAAAATCcgatattgatgatattatgCGTGCACAAGGATCGACTATGAACGATACTACTGGTGAAACTAGAACTGGCACAAGTACCTTATCTGTACCGAATATAGAGAAAGGTGCAACATTTTTCCAACAATTAGTCATTTTGAATTCTCGAACTTTTAAAAACATTTATCGTAATCCTAAACTACTATTAGGGAATTATATGTTAACGATTCTATTAAGTTTATTTTTAGGAACATTATATTACCAAGTGACGAATGATATCAGTGGGTTCCAAAATCGTATGGGattgtttttcttcatcttaACGTATTTTGGGTTTGTTACATTTACTGGTTTAAGTTCGTTCCATATCGAAAGATTAATTTTCATCAAGGAAAGATctaataattattatagCCCCTTGGCGTACTATATTAGTAAGATTTTGAGTGATGTTTTACCGTTAAGAATCATTCCTCCGATATTGATggcaataataatatatccAATGGTTGGATTAAATATGAGGGATCATggttttttcaaatttattggtattttaattcttttcaatttgagTATATCGTTAGAGATATTAACGATTGGGattatatttgaagatttgaacaatggaataatattaagtgtattgatattattggGATCGTTATTGTTTAGTGGACTATTCATCAACACTAAGGACATTACGAATGTTgcatttaaatatttgaaaaatctcTCAGTGATTTACTATGCATATGAATCTTTGTTGATTAATGAAGTTAAGACACTGATgttgaaagaaaagaaatatggATTAAACATTGAAGTACCAGGCGCTACGATCTTAAGTACGTTTGGATTTATGGTTCAAAATTTGGTATTTGATGTCAAGATTCTGGTTATGTTTAATATGATCTTTTTGGTTGTTGGATATCTAGCTTTGAAATGGATTGTTATTGAACAGAAGTAA
- the RPC34 gene encoding DNA-directed RNA polymerase III subunit C34 (similar to Saccharomyces cerevisiae RPC34 (YNR003C); ancestral locus Anc_1.426), which yields MSSTDLGLSDNAKTLHSGMIAKGSAAMFSQQELTILSGQSSLGDLMLIVQELLDKNLIKLIKQNNELKFQAVDYNEANKKSSMSSEEALVYSYIEASGREGIWSKTIKARTNLHQHVVLKCLKSLESQRYVKSVKSVKFPTRKIYMLYNLQPSIEVTGGPWFTEGELDVEFINSLLTIVWRFICGTTFPNGFKGFSNGMKEVHYSPMVKNYSTTSEILEFISGAGVSTVELHDNDIRSLCEVLVYDDKLEQVSHDCYKATLQSVLMLNAATNFGAVSKKSVNQEGGGDNNGNFGDIGDDDDDEFSIFSYFNGISQSQGDKEAVYFDEWTL from the coding sequence ATGTCAAGTACAGATTTGGGATTATCAGATAATGCTAAGACTCTACATTCAGGTATGATTGCGAAAGGATCTGCAGCGATGTTTAGCCAACAAGAATTGACCATTCTATCTGGTCAAAGTTCTTTGGGTGATTTAATGCTAATTGTTCAAGAATTACTAGACAAGAATCTAattaaattgattaaacaaaataatgaacTAAAATTTCAAGCTGTTGATTATAATGAAGCTAATAAGAAATCCTCGATGAGTTCAGAAGAAGCTTTAGTTTATTCATACATTGAAGCTAGTGGTAGAGAAGGGATATGGTCCAAGACTATCAAAGCTAGAACCAATTTACATCAACATGTTGTTTTAAAATGTTTGAAAAGTTTGGAATCACAACGATATGTTAAGAGTGTGAAGAGTGTGAAATTCCCTACGAGGAAAATCTATATGCTGTATAATTTACAACCATCTATTGAAGTGACAGGTGGGCCATGGTTTACGGAGGGTGAATTGGATgtagaatttattaatagCTTATTGACAATCGTATGGAGATTTATATGTGGTACCACATTCCCTAATGGGTTTAAAGGATTCAGTAATGGGATGAAAGAGGTTCATTATTCTCCAATGGTTAAGAATTATTCCACAACGAGTGAAATCTTGGAGTTTATTTCTGGAGCAGGTGTTAGTACCGTAGAATTacatgataatgatattagaTCTCTATGTGAGGTTCTAGTCTACgatgataaattagaaCAGGTTTCTCATGATTGTTATAAAGCGACATTACAGAGTGTATTAATGTTAAATGCAGCGACCAATTTCGGAGCAGTTTCCAAGAAAAGTGTGAATCAAGAAGGAGGTGgtgataataatggtaacTTTGGTGATATTggagatgatgatgatgacgaatTCTCGATATTTAGTTATTTCAATGGTATTTCTCAATCGCAGGGGGATAAAGAGGCAGTATATTTCGATGAATGGACGCTGTGA